ATCGGAGCGGTCGTCTCCCTCGTGCTGCTCCTGTTGAGCGGTGGTGCCCTGGTCGGGCGCGGCCTCAACCTGGGCATCGACTTCGAGGGCGGCACCGCATGGGAGGTCCAGGCTCCCGATGCCTCCGTCGCCGATGCCCGAGAGGTCCTCACCCCGCTCGGCCTCGGCAACGCCAAGATCCAGTTCGTCGGCGGCGACAACCTGCGGGTCCAGGCCGAGCCCGGGGACGACGCCGGCCTGGCCGAGGTCACCGTGGCCCTCGCGGAGCTGGCCGGCGCAGATCGCACCGACGTCGCCATCTCGACGGTCGGTCCGACCTGGGGCGATGAGATCCTGGAGAAGGCCCAGCGCGCCCTGATCGTCTTCTTCGTCCTCATCGCGGCGTACATCGCCGTGCGCCTCGAGTGGAAGATGGCCGTCGGTGCCCTCGCGGCGGTGGTGCACGACATCCTCATCGTCATCGGCTTCTACGCCGTGTTCCAGCTCGAGGTCACCCCGGCGACGGTGATCGCCATCCTCACGATCATGGGCTACTCGCTGTACGACACCATCGTCGTGTTCGACAAGGCCCAGGCCAACGCCGAGCGCCCCGCTCTCGCACAGAAGATGAACTACACCGACCTCATGAGCCTCTCGCTCAACCAGGTGCTCATGCGCTCGATCAACACGAGCATCACCTCGCTGCTCCCGGTGCTCTCGATGCTGTTCGTGGGCTCGTTCCTGCTCGGTGCCGTCACGCTCCAGGAGTTCGCCTACGCCCTCGCCGTCGGCCTCGGGATCGGCGCCTACTCGTCGATCTTCGTGGCCACGCCCATCGTGGCCTGGCTGAAGGAGCGAGAGCCCCAGCAGCAGAACCTGCGCCAGCGCCTCGAGGCCCAGAGCGCCCGCCGCACCGGCCAGCCGGTGGCCGCCACGGTCTCGCCGTCCGAGCCCCGCCCGGCCGGCACCGCACCCCTGCTGTCGGGCCGGGTCATCCCACCCCGCCCCCGGAAGAAGGGCAAGCGCCGCTGATGTCCGATCTGCCCCCGCCGCCACCGCCCCCGCCGCCGTCCGAGCCGCCTCCCGCTCCGTCCGCCGGCCAGCTCGTGCCCGTCGGCCCGTGGCCGCGCCTGGGAGCCCGCATCATCGACGGCCTCGTGCTGTTCATCCCCAACGCGATCCTCGCCGCCGTCCTCACCGACGACACCTCGACGAGCTTCAGCGGCGTGGGCTCGGAGAACTTCCTCTACCTGCTCGCCTCGGCGCTGCTCGGTTACGCCTACGCGGTCTGGCTCGAAGCATCCCGCGGTCAGACCGTCGGCAAGATGGTGCTCGGGTTCAAGGTGGTCGGACCCGACGGACGGGTCCCCGCCCCCGACGTGGCCATGCGGCGCAACGCCTGGCTCCTGCTGGGCGTGCTCCCGTTCCTGGGCGCGTTCCTCTCGTTCCTGGCGGCCGTCGCCATTGGCGTGACCATCTCCAAGGACCCGTTCAAGCGGGGCACGCACGACAACTTCGCCGGCGGCTCCGCCGTGGTCCGCTCCCGCTGACCCGTATCCTGATCCGGTGCCGTCCACGGTCGATCGGGTCCTGCCCTGGCGGCGGAGCA
The genomic region above belongs to Acidimicrobiales bacterium and contains:
- the secF gene encoding protein translocase subunit SecF; this translates as MSVRSKLASFDNDIDFPRLWRIGAVVSLVLLLLSGGALVGRGLNLGIDFEGGTAWEVQAPDASVADAREVLTPLGLGNAKIQFVGGDNLRVQAEPGDDAGLAEVTVALAELAGADRTDVAISTVGPTWGDEILEKAQRALIVFFVLIAAYIAVRLEWKMAVGALAAVVHDILIVIGFYAVFQLEVTPATVIAILTIMGYSLYDTIVVFDKAQANAERPALAQKMNYTDLMSLSLNQVLMRSINTSITSLLPVLSMLFVGSFLLGAVTLQEFAYALAVGLGIGAYSSIFVATPIVAWLKEREPQQQNLRQRLEAQSARRTGQPVAATVSPSEPRPAGTAPLLSGRVIPPRPRKKGKRR
- a CDS encoding RDD family protein, with the translated sequence MSDLPPPPPPPPPSEPPPAPSAGQLVPVGPWPRLGARIIDGLVLFIPNAILAAVLTDDTSTSFSGVGSENFLYLLASALLGYAYAVWLEASRGQTVGKMVLGFKVVGPDGRVPAPDVAMRRNAWLLLGVLPFLGAFLSFLAAVAIGVTISKDPFKRGTHDNFAGGSAVVRSR